A part of Salvelinus alpinus chromosome 5, SLU_Salpinus.1, whole genome shotgun sequence genomic DNA contains:
- the LOC139575482 gene encoding beta-1,3-galactosyltransferase 1-like isoform X2: MMGVCHNFWPQRPPPDAHDAQPLIAKQCTDDSQQGADRTQLKKRRWCRTSRLFLFLVVVVMMIVVILVIELKDRISPSTTNPAANMSVTILATPPPPYVSPGPYHVEYPHEYSFILDEPEKCREQNPFLVLMVPVAPYNRDAREAVRRTWGSERQVLGKEVRLFFLLGLSSGEETEQLQEKVLQESKEHQDLLQSDFIDSYKNLTIKTMVMMEWLSSRCPNASYAMKIDSDMFLNVNTLVNILLHAPKQNYQTGLVAQSAAVLRDRSSKWYLPNEVFPEPVYPPYALGLGYVFTLDLPRKLVEVSRHVKAIYIEDVYLGLCMKHLGIQPTDPPSGNLFQVSPVAYDRCTYSRLIATTTNSITHQVNAWTDLHKPGPTC, from the exons ATGATGGGGGTCTGCCACAACTTCTGGCCCCAGCGCCCCCCACCTGACGCCCATGATGCCCAGCCCCTCATCGCTAAACAATG TACTGATGATAGCCAGCAGGGGGCAGACAGGACACAGCTCAAAAAGAGACGATGGTGTCGCACCAGCCGCCTGTTTCTGTTCCTGGTCGTGGTCGTGATGATGATTGTGGTCATCCTGGTAATTGAACTCAAAGACCGGATCTCACCTTCAACAACCAATCCAGCAGCAAACATGTCAGTTACGATTCTggccactcctcctcctccgtatGTGTCCCCAGGACCGTACCATGTAGAATACCCACATGAGTACTCCTTCATCCTGGATGAGCCAGAGAAATGCCGGGAGCAGAACCCCTTCCTGGTTCTGATGGTGCCAGTGGCGCCCTATAACAGGGACGCTCGTGAGGCCGTCCGCAGGACTTGGGGCAGTGAGAGGCAGGTACTGGGCAAAGAGGTTCGTCTGTTCTTCCTGCTGGGACTGTCcagtggagaggagacagagcagCTCCAGGAGAAGGTGCTGCAGGAGAGCAAAGAGCACCAGGATCTGCTGCAGAGCGACTtcatagacagctacaaaaaccTGACCATCAAGACCATGGTGATGATGGAGTGGCTGAGCTCTCGCTGCCCCAACGCCTCCTACGCCATGAAGATCGACTCAGACATGTTCCTCAACGTGAACACCTTGGTCAACATACTGCTTCACGCTCCAAAGCAGAACTACCAGACTGGACTAGTGGCCCAATCGGCCGCCGTTCTAAGAGACCGTAGCTCCAAATGGTATCTTCCAAATGAGGTGTTTCCTGAACCGGTATATCCACCTTACGCTCTGGGCCTGGGCTATGTCTTCACCTTAGACCTCCCCAGGAAGCTGGTGGAGGTGTCCAGGCATGTTAAAGCCATCTACATAGAGGATGTGTATCTGGGACTGTGTATGAAACACCTGGGCATCCAGCCTACTGACCCCCCCAGTGGAAACCTCTTCCAGGTTTCCCCTGTGGCTTATGACCGCTGCACCTACTCACGGCTGATAGCTACCACCACAAACAGTATCACTCACCAGGTCAACGCATGGACAGACTTACACAAACCTGGTCCTACCTGCTGA
- the LOC139575482 gene encoding beta-1,3-galactosyltransferase 1-like isoform X1, whose protein sequence is MMGVCHNFWPQRPPPDAHDAQPLIAKQCSTDDSQQGADRTQLKKRRWCRTSRLFLFLVVVVMMIVVILVIELKDRISPSTTNPAANMSVTILATPPPPYVSPGPYHVEYPHEYSFILDEPEKCREQNPFLVLMVPVAPYNRDAREAVRRTWGSERQVLGKEVRLFFLLGLSSGEETEQLQEKVLQESKEHQDLLQSDFIDSYKNLTIKTMVMMEWLSSRCPNASYAMKIDSDMFLNVNTLVNILLHAPKQNYQTGLVAQSAAVLRDRSSKWYLPNEVFPEPVYPPYALGLGYVFTLDLPRKLVEVSRHVKAIYIEDVYLGLCMKHLGIQPTDPPSGNLFQVSPVAYDRCTYSRLIATTTNSITHQVNAWTDLHKPGPTC, encoded by the exons ATGATGGGGGTCTGCCACAACTTCTGGCCCCAGCGCCCCCCACCTGACGCCCATGATGCCCAGCCCCTCATCGCTAAACAATG CAGTACTGATGATAGCCAGCAGGGGGCAGACAGGACACAGCTCAAAAAGAGACGATGGTGTCGCACCAGCCGCCTGTTTCTGTTCCTGGTCGTGGTCGTGATGATGATTGTGGTCATCCTGGTAATTGAACTCAAAGACCGGATCTCACCTTCAACAACCAATCCAGCAGCAAACATGTCAGTTACGATTCTggccactcctcctcctccgtatGTGTCCCCAGGACCGTACCATGTAGAATACCCACATGAGTACTCCTTCATCCTGGATGAGCCAGAGAAATGCCGGGAGCAGAACCCCTTCCTGGTTCTGATGGTGCCAGTGGCGCCCTATAACAGGGACGCTCGTGAGGCCGTCCGCAGGACTTGGGGCAGTGAGAGGCAGGTACTGGGCAAAGAGGTTCGTCTGTTCTTCCTGCTGGGACTGTCcagtggagaggagacagagcagCTCCAGGAGAAGGTGCTGCAGGAGAGCAAAGAGCACCAGGATCTGCTGCAGAGCGACTtcatagacagctacaaaaaccTGACCATCAAGACCATGGTGATGATGGAGTGGCTGAGCTCTCGCTGCCCCAACGCCTCCTACGCCATGAAGATCGACTCAGACATGTTCCTCAACGTGAACACCTTGGTCAACATACTGCTTCACGCTCCAAAGCAGAACTACCAGACTGGACTAGTGGCCCAATCGGCCGCCGTTCTAAGAGACCGTAGCTCCAAATGGTATCTTCCAAATGAGGTGTTTCCTGAACCGGTATATCCACCTTACGCTCTGGGCCTGGGCTATGTCTTCACCTTAGACCTCCCCAGGAAGCTGGTGGAGGTGTCCAGGCATGTTAAAGCCATCTACATAGAGGATGTGTATCTGGGACTGTGTATGAAACACCTGGGCATCCAGCCTACTGACCCCCCCAGTGGAAACCTCTTCCAGGTTTCCCCTGTGGCTTATGACCGCTGCACCTACTCACGGCTGATAGCTACCACCACAAACAGTATCACTCACCAGGTCAACGCATGGACAGACTTACACAAACCTGGTCCTACCTGCTGA
- the LOC139575481 gene encoding beta-1,3-galactosyltransferase 1-like, which produces MISHWRMCTKIFLVLVLLRVIYYTVLEYPNNPNHPYQRPHSRRTPDPSRGEDLSSESISPTTNDESTYYMEAETPDNKDTPKMYVDDEPQAESEVYLDTISIQDWPSITLTTVLTTPPPYVSPGPYHVEYPSEYIFILDEPEKCREQNPFLVLMVPVAPYNRKAREAVRSTWGSERQVLGKEVRLFFLLGLPSGEDTEQLREEVLQESKEHQDLLQSDFIDSYKNLTIKTMVMMEWLSSRCPNASYAMKIDSDMFLNVHNLVYMLILHSPKQNYMTGQVAIDAAVHHDPSSKWYLPKEVFPEPVYPPYALGLGYVFTLDLPRKLVEASRHVKAVYIEDVYLGLCMRHLGIRPTDPPSDNLFQGYAGAQDRCHYMAVITTILDTPQELLDVWRNLHQPGPVCH; this is translated from the coding sequence ATGATCAGTCACTGGCGGATGTGCACCAAGATCTTCCTGGTACTGGTGTTGCTGAGGGTCATATACTATACCGTTCTGGAATATCCCAACAACCCAAACCACCCGTACCAGCGTCCCCATTCCAGGAGGACTCCAGACCCTTCGAGAGGAGAGGACTTGTCCTCCGAGAGCATCAGTCCAACTACTAATGATGAATCAACATATTATATGGAAGCTGAAACACCAGACAACAAGGACACACCTAAAATGTATGTTGACGATGAACCACAAGCTGAATCAGAAGTTTACCTGGACACAATATCCATTCAGGACTGGCCATCAATAACACTGACCACTGTTCTGACCACTCCTCCTCCGTATGTGTCCCCAGGACCGTACCATGTTGAATACCCATCAGAGTACATCTTCATCCTGGATGAGCCAGAGAAATGCCGGGAGCAGAACCCCTTCCTGGTTCTGATGGTGCCAGTGGCGCCCTATAACAGGAAGGCTCGTGAGGCCGTCCGCAGTACTTGGGGCAGTGAGAGGCAGGTACTGGGCAAAGAGGTCCGTCTGTTCTTCCTGCTGGGACTGCCCAGTGGAGAGGATACAGAGCAGCTCCGGGAGGAGGTGCTGCAGGAGAGCAAAGAGCACCAGGATCTGCTGCAGAGCGACTtcatagacagctacaaaaaccTGACCATCAAGACCATGGTGATGATGGAGTGGCTGAGCTCTCGCTGCCCCAACGCCTCCTACGCCATGAAGATCGACTCAGACATGTTCCTCAACGTGCACAACCTGGTTTACATGCTGATTCTACATTCTCCAAAGCAGAACTATATGACTGGACAAGTGGCAATTGATGCAGCAGTCCATCATGACCCAAGCTCCAAATGGTATCTTCCAAAGGAGGTGTTTCCTGAACCGGTATATCCACCTTACGCTCTGGGCCTGGGCTATGTCTTCACCTTAGACCTCCCCAGGAAGCTGGTGGAGGCGTCCAGGCATGTTAAAGCCGTCTACATAGAGGATGTGTATCTGGGACTGTGTATGAGACACCTGGGCATCCGGCCTACTGACCCCCCGAGTGACAACCTCTTCCAAGGGTATGCAGGAGCCCAGGACCGCTGTCACTACATGGCTGTTATCACGACCATCCTCGACACTCCTCAAGAGCTTCTGGACGTATGGAGAAACCTACACCAACCTGGGCCTGTCTGTCATTGA